From Amaranthus tricolor cultivar Red isolate AtriRed21 chromosome 4, ASM2621246v1, whole genome shotgun sequence:
CTTTTGTTGTACCGTCTTTTGGACGAAATTTAATTTCAGTTTCTGCTTTGGAAAAATTTGGTTTTTCTTGTTCATTTGGAAATggaatttttagtttgtttcatGATTCAAAGTTGGTTGGTTATGGTTCTTTATTGTTAAATGATGATCTATATACAATTAATTATCAGagaaaattaagagtgataacaTTAAGGGTCGTCACTTAAGGGACTACGTGTTAATTTAGAAGATCTAATTGCTTAGATTATCTCTTGCGCCATGGAATCAGGTATTCCTTAGTTTTGtccttttattttgttaatctAATTCAACATAATTGATCCTGTTCATTAGCAATGATTTTCACCATATTTTGTCCCTACATGTTTTTGATATTGACTATTATCACATAAATTTACTAGCTTTCTGAGTTGATCAAAATAATTCAACCCAAGTATTGAGCAATGACTGATCAGTAATCTTTCGGGTTAAAAAAGATTGAACCTTGAAATTTTCTTCTTCCCACAATCGAATCTGATCAGCAACGGCATCTTGTACCCAACAAGTTAGTAGAGAAATGGTGTATATTTAACATAAGATGAGatgaaatggaaaaaaaatggtGCATAAGATGAGATGGAAAAAATTGGTGCATGTGAAGGGATGAAAGGATGGTGGGGAGAATAGaggaaaaatcaattttttatttaatttttggtttGGAGAATGTGCAAGTTAGTGGAGGTATAGGACTTGGAAACTTAATGGAGTAATTCACTAAAAACATTTTCGGTAACAGCATTTTTTTGTCAAGAATGAAAGCACTGTTTTAATCGGCGTTTTTCGTCTGCTGTCCCTAAACCTAATCTTAGCCCGTTAGGATATAAAAACCCTTCTTCCTATGAGCTTATTTTTCCGCATAGTTTGAGGTGACacttatttcttcaaaaaattttaaagttaacTTCAAAAAAACAGTTCCAATTTTCTCGCCATTTACCTCTCGAAAACCCTATTCCTTCATGTTTCTCCGCTCAAATATTTGATCGATGGATATTTGAAGAGCAGTTGATCTCTTTCTCTATCTTTAGTCTTCACAATTCATAGGTAAATGATTTTGAGGCATATGGTTGATTTTTGATATTTGTAGGAGTTCACTTTTGATAGAATTAGTTGTTAACTTATGTGATTAatgaaactgaaaaaaaaaataattttgcttTTCTATAAGCTTTTTGTTCGGGATTTTGGTTTTTAGGTTTGcgttattttgtttgttaattagaCTAGATTTGGGTTTTGGGTGGAATTATGTTATATTGTAATGAAGTCTTTTTGTTCATGAACACTATACAGCTGACGTCTTATTGTCGGTGGGTTGGGTTTCttttatactattttattatCATGGGAAAAAGTTTATAGGAAGATTTTCTGAGTATGTTATTGGGTTAGTTTTTCTGATCAACAAAATGATCTGGgctattaaatttaattttctagGATGTGTTGCATATGCTGTTAATTGTTATAGTTCATTGCTGGTTTTGGTGAAATCAAATTAGGATCAGGGACTCCAAATGAGAGTTCGTAATCTGGTTAATTGTTTTTGGGATTGGCTTACTGCTTAAAGTTTCATCTTTTTGTTGGCAACATTTGAGTATTTATAGtagttttcttttgttggtttgttttaattttaatgaattttctTACTATTCTGTAGTTGGGAGCTTCTTCCAATACTTATTGGATTTGTACTTATCGAGTGTAGGTCTTAGTATAagtgtgatgatgatgattgattATCCTAGTGAAAAATTTCCAGTGTGAGAAACAAGTTCTAATTGCATAAATACCCATCAAAAGCTTTTGATCTTAGACATTAGAAGGGAAATACCCAACAGTGGGCGAAAATgtattcttattttaaaatattactttgctatgttttgattttgtatttcaGTTTGCCCTAATCTTTTTAAAAGGGGCCCAAACTATGATTTTACCACTATTTTGCTTAGGGTCCAAAAACGATCAAGCTCGGTCTGGTCCTTAGTGGTTTATAAATTGATTATTTGAGTAATTTTGGTTAGTGATTATTATCAGCAGAGaatgtttgattgttttatgtatgattcatcatcatcattagccTGTGatcaatatgtaaaataatCTTCTTTCTGTGGAGGGACAATTTTATGACTGTGCATACTTTTTTCATCAATTACCTTTATTTTGTGAATGAATTAATTTTCCAATTACTTGCTCATCTCCTAGCCGGAAGCTACTTTAGCAGTAGTGCAGTAATTTTTTGGTAATTTGAGTTGTAAACATATTGCTTGAGTTATTTTGTGTCTAATTAAAAGTTAGAGTGTAAGAATTGTTGAAGTGATGAATTTTTCTTAGtgccttgttttttttttcttgaattccTGCTTATGCATTCCTGTGATTTGATTTCAATCCAAGGTCTTGATTGATAGTGTTGTCAAATAAGTGCTAAGTGAAGCTGTATTTCAGGGTCTGGATTTCTGTCTTCCTGGCGTAACTAATGGGAGGACACAAGCATCCTAGGAAGCAGAAGAACCATCGTTCTCATGGAGGTCCGTCTAGCTCTTGTTATGACCCCTCTATGGAAGGCAGGTCTCTTCCGTCAGAATATGACATAAATGAAGAGACTCGACCTAGTCTTGGAATTCAGCTTGCTATGTGGGACTTTGGACAATGTGATGCAAAAAGGTGTACAGGAAGGAAACTAGCCAGATTTAACTTGTTAAAAGAATTGCGAGTCACTGCTGGGTTTGGGGGCATTGTCTTGAGCCCTGTTGGGACCCACTGTGTCTCGAGAGAAGACTATCCTCTAATCAAGCAGCGAGGGCTGGCTGTTGTGGACTGTTCTTGGGCACGGTTGACTGATGTTCCTTTTGTGAAACTCCGTTGCACTGCTCCTCGGTTGTTACCATGGCTGGTGGCAGCAAATCCTGTAAACTATGGCAGACCGTGCGAATTATCATGTGTAGAAGCCCTAGCTGCCGCTTTGTTGATAtgtggtgaagaggaagcagcgcATATGTTGCTTGGCAAGTTCAAGTGGGGGCATGCATTTTTATCACTTAATAAGGAGCTCCTTAAAGCTTATTCTGAATGCAAAGATAGTTCTGAGATAATTTCAGTTCAGAATGCATGGATATCTAAGCAACAAAGTTTACGGGCTTCTAATGTCGtacaagatgaagaagaaaaggatGGATCATTAAGCAATGAAGAGGGTGAATCTTGCGAGTCAGATGATGGGCTTCCACCTTTGGAAAGGAATTTAAATCATTTAAACTTAGAGAGTGAAGAGGAAAGTGAATCAGAAGAGAACGGAGATTAATGAAGCTTCAATCACAACGCTATGAAGCTTGTCCTCAAATTAGCAATGGTAGCCTACATGAACAGTTCACCAACTTTTTTCCGTTGTTGGGTATactcatattctttttctgaCTTCCGATCTTTGGCTGATTTGGTACACTTGATTTTACACTTGGTAGTTTTATGATTGAGTAGGATAGATTTCAAAGGTAATGAGGATCAAATATGTTACAAAATTATAAAGCATTGTGCCATTGAACTTGTGTCTTAATGTGTAAGATGCTTGGAATCTACTCTGTATACTTAAGTTAAGCAGTAATTTTTGATAAGAGGAATTGAAAATGAGTTGCTGGTTTTCTTGCTTTGGTTTCCATGTTTTTGAAGAGTTGTATTTGTATATGCAGCAAAACTGGAATTTGTTTTTATACAAATTGTGAAAATTC
This genomic window contains:
- the LOC130809861 gene encoding uncharacterized protein LOC130809861, whose translation is MGGHKHPRKQKNHRSHGGPSSSCYDPSMEGRSLPSEYDINEETRPSLGIQLAMWDFGQCDAKRCTGRKLARFNLLKELRVTAGFGGIVLSPVGTHCVSREDYPLIKQRGLAVVDCSWARLTDVPFVKLRCTAPRLLPWLVAANPVNYGRPCELSCVEALAAALLICGEEEAAHMLLGKFKWGHAFLSLNKELLKAYSECKDSSEIISVQNAWISKQQSLRASNVVQDEEEKDGSLSNEEGESCESDDGLPPLERNLNHLNLESEEESESEENGD